The region AAGAGGGCCCCCAGAAAAGCGCCACAGGCTTTCCATAAAAAAACGCCGGGGGCTCTCGCCCCCGGCGTTTTTTTATCGCTCGTCAGCAACGGCCCAGAGGCCATGCCAGGCGCCTTACTTGGCGGCGATGCGGCTGCCGAAGCGCTTCTTGAAGCGATCGATACGGCCGCCAGTGTCCACCACTTTCTGCTTACCGGTATAGAAAGGGTGACATTCTGAACAAACGTCAACCAGAAAATCTTTACCCAGCGTAGAGCGGGTCTTGATGGTGTTGCCGCAGCTGCAGGTGGCAGTTACGTCTTCGTATTTGGGGTGCAAATCAGCTTTCATGGTGAATGCCTTTCATCTTTGTGCCGCCACTCAGTCGACCTGGACCAGTCAAAAAGCACAGGATTTTGCCGAGCACCGCACAACGGTTAATGGATACGGCTGGTTTTGAGAGCTGGGCATACTACCAGAAACGCCCGGCAACGCAAGGACTTTAGGGTATTTTTCATACAGCGACCAACGCTGCCAAAGCGGCCTCCAATCGGTTATTCTGGGCGCCTTTTGGATCCAACCACTCAACGGGAGTTCATGGCCGCCCCCACTGTTCTGGAAATCGCCCTGCCGACCCCTCTGCGCCGCCGGTTTGACTACCTGCCGCCCGAAGGGGTGGGTGCCGCCCAACTGAGGCCCGGCCAGCGCGTCCGGGTGCCTTTCGGCAACCAACGCCTGATCGGGCTCATTCTTCGGGTTAAGAGTGAGTCTTCACTTCCGCTGCAGAACCTGCGCCCGGCCGAGGCCCTGCTCGACACCTCGCCGCTGCTACCGGACGACCTCTGGCGCCTGTGCCTCTGGGCGGCCGATTACTATCAACACCCCATTGGTGACGCACTGCACACGGCCCTACCGGTACTCCTGCGCCAGGGCGAGCCCGATCGGGAAAAAGGCGAGCCTTACTGGCAACTGACCACCGAAGGCAAAGGCCTGCCCGAGGGCGCCCTGAAGCGGGCTCCTCGCCAGGCGGAACTGCTCGCCGCGCTTCAGCAAAGAGGGGCGCTGAACCGGGCGGATCTGGCCGCCCTGGGTATCGCCCGCAGCCACGTCAAAACACTGGAGGCCAAAGGGTTGGTTTTCAGCCGTGAGCAAGTACTCACACCGCCCCCGGAACCCAACATTCTGAGGGATACCCCGCTTACGCTGAGCGATGAGCAGGCCGCCGCCCTGGCCCGGATTCCAGAGGACGGGTTTCACATCAGCCTGCTCGATGGCACCACCGGCAGCGGTAAAACGGAAATCTACCTGCAGGCCATCGCCCGCACCCTGGCGCAGGGTCGGCAAGCGCTGGTGTTGGTGCCGGAGATCGGCCTGACACCCCAGACCCTGGCCCGCTTTCAGCGCCGCTTCGCCCAACCCGTGGTGGCCCTGCATTCGGGTATGAACGACCGGGAACGGCTCGATGCCTGGCTGCAGGCCCGGGACGGTCGAGCCCGGATCGTGATTGGCACCCGATCGGCCATTTTTACTCCCATGGCCCAACTGGGCATATTGATCGTGGATGAAGAGCACGACAGCTCTTTCAAACAACAGGACGGCTTTCGCTACTCGGCCCGGGACCTGGCGGCCATGCGCGCGCACCGCCTGGGCATTCCGCTGGTTCTGGGCAGCGCCACCCCCTCGCTGGAAAGCCTGCACAACGCGCGTACCGGCCGTTACCATTACCTGCGCCTGACCCACCGGGCGGGCAATGCCCAGGCACCGGAGCTGTTACCCCAGGATATCCGGCGCCAGCCCCTGGATGAGGGATTCAGTGCCGAAACGCTGGCGCAAATCCGGACCACACTGGAAGCGGGCAACCAGGTACTGGTGTTCCTCAACCGACGCGGCTACGCTCCGACGGTGGAATGTCCGGACTGCGGGTGGTTGGCTGAATGCAACCACTGCGACACCCGTCTCACCCTGCACCAGACGCCGCGTCACCTGCACTGCCACCACTGCGATCATCAGCGCGCGGTTCCCCGGGCCTGCCCGGCCTGCAAAAGCACTCGCCTGCAACCTCTGGGACAGGGCACCGAGCGCAGCGAGGAAGCCCTGCAGCGCCATTTCCCGGACACACGGGTGCTGCGGGTCGACCGGGACTCCACCCGGCAGAAAAACGCCTTCCGGGACCTGGTGGACGAAGTCCACCGCGGTGACCCCTGCATACTGGTCGGCACCCAGATGTTGGCCAAAGGCCATCACTTCGCCGACGTCACACTGGTGGTGATCCTCGATTCCGATGCGGGTCTGTTCAGCACGGACTTCCGCGGCCCGGAGCGCATGGGACAACTGCTGCTGCAGGTCGCCGGGCGCGCCGGACGCGCCGACAAACCGGGCCAGGTGATCATTCAGACGCACCACGCCGAGCACCCCCTCATTCGCACCCTGCTTGAACGGGGTTACCACGCCTTCGCTGAACTGATTCTGAGTGAACGTCGCCTGACCGGCCTGCCACCATTCCGGCACATGGCGCTGATCCGCGCCGAATCCAAGCGACCGGAAAACGCCGTGGCCTTCCTCAAACAGGTACGCACCCTGGCCGAACAGCGCCATCCCCCGAATCATGAGCTGGGGTACCTCGGCCCCCTGCCGGCCATGCTGGAAAAACGGGGCGACCGCTTTCGGTACCAATTACAACTGAACGCCGCCAACCGCGGGGTACTTCAACAACTCCTCAGACAGTTGGCCCCCGATATGGAGCAACACGCCCTGGCCAAGCGAAACCGCTGGTCCATTGATGTGGACCCACAGGATATGAGTTGAACTCACAGGGCCCCATCGGGTGCCGATTTGAGGACACATTCAACCCCGGCAGTATTTCCAGTGCGACATACGCGTCCTACGCACTACTGGTCGTGCGGGGCGGCGATGGGTACAATTGCCGGCGCTGTACCACCTGGAAACGATCGCAACCATGACCCGAGACTACGCCAAGAAAAATCGCCCCGCCCCCCGCCGCAACCGGCCCAAAAGCCAGGTGCCCGGCTGGGTGTGGCTGTTTACCGGCGCTGTACTCGGGGGCTTTATCGTGTTCCTGATGCGCTTGACCGATGTCGAGGTCCCGGAAACCGGCCCCGCGGAAACCGCAACCAAAGAAACCCGGACCTCCCAGCCGGTGGAGCCCCAGGCCGAACCCAGCAATCCCAAACCGCGCTTCGATTTCTACAAGTTGCTGCGCGAGAGCGAAGTCATCGTGCCGGCCACCGAGCCCAACGAAAGCCAGGCCAATACCGAGCAAGGCGACAGCGCCGATAAAGATGAATTTATCCTTCAGGTCGGTTCCTTCCGCAAGGCCACCGAAGCGGACAGCCTGCGGGCCCAGCTACTGTTGTTGAATCTGGACGCCTACACAGAGCAGGTCACCCTGAACAACAACGAGACCTGGCACCGGGTTCTTGTGGGGCCGTTCAGCAACCAGTCGCGTCTGGCCAGCGCCCGCTCCACCCTGGTATCCAATGACTACCACGCGCTGGTGCTCAAACGAAAGAAACAATAATCACTCTGCCCTGGCCGGTTGCTTGAAATCCCCGCACGCAGCCCCCACTTCTGCCATTCAGACTTCATACTTATTGCTTTGATAAAGGATGGCTTGTGGAACAATACCGAGGAACCACGATTCTCTCTGTGCGCCGCAACGGCCAGGTCGCCATTGGTGGTGACGGGCAGGTGTCGCTGGGCAACACCATCATGAAAGGCAACGCCCGCAAGGTTCGCCGCCTGTACAAGGACCAGGTGATCGCGGGTTTCGCCGGCGGCACCGCCGACGCCTTCACACTGTTCGAGCGCTTTGAAGCCAAGCTCGAAGCCCATAATGGCCAACTGACCCGCGCCGCGGTGGAACTGGCCAAAGACTGGCGCACCGACCGGGCCCTGCGTCGTCTGGAGGCCCTGCTGGCAGTGGCCAATGCCGAGGCGTCCCTGATCATTACCGGTAATGGCGATGTGATCCAGCCGGAAGATGATCTGATTGCCATTGGTTCCGGAGGTGCGTTCGCCCAATCGGCCGCCCGCGCCCTGCTCGACAACACTGAACTGGATGCCCAAAGTATCGTCGAAAAAGGACTGACCATCGCCGGCGACATCTGCATCTACACCAATCACAACCAGACCATCGAGACCCTCGACTACTGAGCCTCGCTGGCCTGACGAACTGACGAGTCCGTTATGTCCAACATGACCCCCCGGGAAATTGTCCACGAGCTGGACAAGCACATCATCGGCCAGAACGAGGCCAAGCGCGCCGTGGCCATCGCCCTGCGTAATCGCTGGCGCCGGATGCAGGTGGATGAAAACCTGCGCGCCGAAATCACCCCCAAAAACATCCTGATGATCGGCCCCACCGGGGTCGGTAAAACCGAAATTGCACGCCGGCTGGCCAAGCTGGCCCACGCGCCTTTCATCAAAGTCGAAGCCACCAAATTCACCGAAGTCGGCTACGTCGGCCGCGACGTGGAATCCATCATCCGAGACCTGGTGGACATTTCCATCAAGATGCATCGTGAACAGGCCATGAAAACCGTCCAGCACCGCGCCGCCGAAGCGGCCGAAGAGCGCATCCTGGACGTGCTGCTGCCCCCGGCACGCGGCGGCGACACCGAAAACACCGGCGAATCCGGTACCCGCCAGATCTTCCGCAAAAAGCTGCGCGAAGGCGAGCTGGACGAGAAA is a window of Marinimicrobium sp. C6131 DNA encoding:
- the rpmE gene encoding 50S ribosomal protein L31, with amino-acid sequence MKADLHPKYEDVTATCSCGNTIKTRSTLGKDFLVDVCSECHPFYTGKQKVVDTGGRIDRFKKRFGSRIAAK
- a CDS encoding primosomal protein N' — encoded protein: MAAPTVLEIALPTPLRRRFDYLPPEGVGAAQLRPGQRVRVPFGNQRLIGLILRVKSESSLPLQNLRPAEALLDTSPLLPDDLWRLCLWAADYYQHPIGDALHTALPVLLRQGEPDREKGEPYWQLTTEGKGLPEGALKRAPRQAELLAALQQRGALNRADLAALGIARSHVKTLEAKGLVFSREQVLTPPPEPNILRDTPLTLSDEQAAALARIPEDGFHISLLDGTTGSGKTEIYLQAIARTLAQGRQALVLVPEIGLTPQTLARFQRRFAQPVVALHSGMNDRERLDAWLQARDGRARIVIGTRSAIFTPMAQLGILIVDEEHDSSFKQQDGFRYSARDLAAMRAHRLGIPLVLGSATPSLESLHNARTGRYHYLRLTHRAGNAQAPELLPQDIRRQPLDEGFSAETLAQIRTTLEAGNQVLVFLNRRGYAPTVECPDCGWLAECNHCDTRLTLHQTPRHLHCHHCDHQRAVPRACPACKSTRLQPLGQGTERSEEALQRHFPDTRVLRVDRDSTRQKNAFRDLVDEVHRGDPCILVGTQMLAKGHHFADVTLVVILDSDAGLFSTDFRGPERMGQLLLQVAGRAGRADKPGQVIIQTHHAEHPLIRTLLERGYHAFAELILSERRLTGLPPFRHMALIRAESKRPENAVAFLKQVRTLAEQRHPPNHELGYLGPLPAMLEKRGDRFRYQLQLNAANRGVLQQLLRQLAPDMEQHALAKRNRWSIDVDPQDMS
- a CDS encoding SPOR domain-containing protein; amino-acid sequence: MTRDYAKKNRPAPRRNRPKSQVPGWVWLFTGAVLGGFIVFLMRLTDVEVPETGPAETATKETRTSQPVEPQAEPSNPKPRFDFYKLLRESEVIVPATEPNESQANTEQGDSADKDEFILQVGSFRKATEADSLRAQLLLLNLDAYTEQVTLNNNETWHRVLVGPFSNQSRLASARSTLVSNDYHALVLKRKKQ
- the hslV gene encoding ATP-dependent protease subunit HslV produces the protein MEQYRGTTILSVRRNGQVAIGGDGQVSLGNTIMKGNARKVRRLYKDQVIAGFAGGTADAFTLFERFEAKLEAHNGQLTRAAVELAKDWRTDRALRRLEALLAVANAEASLIITGNGDVIQPEDDLIAIGSGGAFAQSAARALLDNTELDAQSIVEKGLTIAGDICIYTNHNQTIETLDY